The following proteins are encoded in a genomic region of Populus trichocarpa isolate Nisqually-1 chromosome 13, P.trichocarpa_v4.1, whole genome shotgun sequence:
- the LOC18104252 gene encoding TMV resistance protein N yields the protein MGGMGKTTVARVMYDRIRWQFDGSCFLANVREVFAEKDGLCRLQEQLLSEISMELPTARDSSRRIDLIKRRLRLKKVLLILDDVDDEEQLQMLAAEHGSFGAGSRIIITSRNKYVLDSHGVTRIYEAEKLNDKDALMLFSWKAFKRDQPAEDLSELSKQVVGYANGLPLALEVIGSLLHKRGLRDWKSAIDRMNDIPDSQGQNISGGPGPLLTPLPSAPADRKIIDVLRISFDGLHELEKKIFLDIACFLKGMKKDRITRLLDSCGFHADIGMQALIEKSLISVSRDEIRMHNLLQKMGEEIVRCESPEEPGRRSRLCTYKDVCDALEDSTHQTHLIIGYNNEFNILPLQEKAVRLDEEDRDPTVGSKVMALTNCYSCLGLPDILLIEYQFHIHYMKKRHLETPVRFRSRSNGRIKISIPHPLYGKGHPETPVKFRSRSNDPINSYGPYEPLLLPGATRRRPHRVSIPHPLYGKGHPETPVKFRSRSNRRIKSYGPYELLLLPGATIHPPHRVSIPHPLYGKRHPETPYRFHIHYMEKGIRKLL from the exons ATGGGTGGCATGGGAAAGACAACTGTTGCAAGAGTCATGTATGATAGGATTCGTTGGCAATTCGATGGCAGCTGCTTCTTAGCAAATGTGAGAGAAGTTTTTGCAGAGAAAGATGGACTGTGTCGTTTACAGGAACAACTTCTTTCGGAAATCTCAATGGAGCTTCCCACTGCTCGGGATTCTTCAAGAAGGATTGATTTGATAAAGCGCAGGCTGCGGCTTAAAAAGGTTCTTCTTATTCTTGATGATGTAGATGATGAAGAACAATTACAGATGTTGGCTGCAGAGCATGGATCGTTTGGTGCAGGGAGCCGGattatcataacgagcagaaatAAATATGTGCTGGATAGCCATGGTGTTACTAGAATATACGAGGCtgagaaattaaatgataaagatGCTCTTATGTTATTTAGCTGGAAAGCTTTCAAAAGAGACCAGCCTGCTGAAGATTTATCGGAACTATCCAAGCAAGTTGTGGGCTATGCTAATGGCCTTCCACTAGCTCTTGAAGTCATAGGTTCGCTCTTGCATAAAAGAGGTCTGCGTGATTGGAAAAGTGCAATTGATAGAATGAATGACATTCCTGACAGTCAG GGGCAGAATATTTCAggggggcccgggcccctgcttACCCCCCTTCCTTCCGCCCCTGCTGACAGGAAGATTATTGATGTTCTTCGCATTAGTTTTGATGGCCTCCATGaattagagaagaaaatatttttagatatcgcTTGCTTCTTGAAGGGGATGAAAAAGGATCGTATAACAAGGCTACTTGACAGTTGTGGGTTCCATGCAGATATTGGGATGCAGGCTCTTATTGAGAAATCCCTTATAAGCGTCTCACGAGATGAGATAAGGATGCATAATCTATTACAGAAAATGGGTGAAGAAATTGTTCGTTGTGAATCCCCTGAAGAGCCTGGAAGACGCAGTAGATTGTGCACTTACAAGGATGTCTGCGACGCACTGGAGGACAGCACA CACCAAACTCATTTAATCATTGGTTACaacaatgaatttaatattttgccCCTTCAAGAAAAAGCAGTTAGGCTTGATGAGGAGG atcgcgatccaacagtcggatcaaaagttatggcccttacgaaCTGTTACTCTTGCCTGGGGCTACCAGACATCCTCCTCATCGAGTATcaattccacatccactatatgaaAAAGCGGCATCTGGAAACTCCTGTAAGATTTCGatcgagatccaacggtcggataaaaa tatcgattccacatccactatatggaaaagggcatccggaaactcctgtaaaatttagatcgcgatccaacgatccGATCAATagttatggcccttacgaaccgttactcttgcctggtgCGACCAGACGtcgtcctcaccgagtatcgattccacatcctctatatggaaaagggcatccggaaactcctgtaaaatttagatcgcgatccaaccgtcggatcaaaagttatggcccttacgaaCTGTTACTCTTGCCTGGTGCTACCATACATCCTCCTCATCGAGTATcaattccacatccactatatggaaagcggcatccagaaactcct tatcgattccacatccactatatggaaaagggcatccggaaactcctgtaa